A stretch of Gossypium hirsutum isolate 1008001.06 chromosome A06, Gossypium_hirsutum_v2.1, whole genome shotgun sequence DNA encodes these proteins:
- the LOC107937383 gene encoding cytochrome c oxidase subunit 5b-1, mitochondrial, with the protein MWRRLLTSQLKTLATAPCRSASKTVPLPFKSNVSSSPFSYLLTRLFSASSADSAVKKRVEDVMPIATGHEREELEVELQGKKILEDVNNPVGPFGTKEAPAVVKSYYDKRIVGCPGGEGDDEHDVVWFWLEKGKPHECPVCSQYFVLEVVGPGGTPDGHGDNDHHH; encoded by the exons ATGTGGAGAAGGCTGTTGACTTCACAGCTCAAAACCCTAGCCACAGCTCCATGCAGATCCGCTTCGAAGACGGTGCCGCTTCCATTCAAATCTAACGTTTCATCATCGCCTTTTTCCTATCTCCTCACTCGTCTCTTCTCCGCCTCGTCAG CGGATAGTGCCGTAAAGAAGAGGGTTGAGGATGTCATGCCTATTGCCACTGGTCATGAGCGCGAGGAGCTTGAGGTTGAGCTTCAG ggaaagaaaatccttgaagatgTGAACAACCCTGTTGGTCCTTTTGGCACGAAG GAAGCTCCTGCTGTTGTCAAGTCCTACTATGACAAGAGAATAGTTGGATGCCCAGGAGGTGAAGGAG ATGACGAGCATGATGTTGTCTGGTTTTGGCTGGAGAAGGGCAAGCCACATGAATGCCCTGTTTGTTCACAGTATTTTGTG CTCGAAGTTGTGGGCCCTGGAGGAACTCCAGACGGACATGGTGACAACGATCATCATCATTAA
- the LOC107937391 gene encoding uncharacterized protein, producing MQRLIAVVLFLFCATSQLASSLNDGLLPNGNFEYGPKPSELKGTKVMSPKAIPNWEISGYVEYIKSGQKQGDMLLIVPEGGFAVRLGNEALIKQKIKVIKGMFYSLTFSAARTCAQEEKLNVSVSPNYEKNDFGLFPIQTMYSSNGWDSYAWAFQASESVIEISIHNPGVEEDAACGPLIDSVALKTLYPPKRTRVNLLKNGNFEEGPYIFAGPMSEGVIIPPHIEDDHSPLPGWIIDSLKAVKYIDSDHFTVPEGKRAIELIAGKESSLSQVVRTTIGRDYVLSFTIGDANNACEGSMVVEAFANKNTVKVTYDSKGKGGFKQARLRFKADSTRTRIMFYSTFYTMKNDNSGSLCGPVVDDVKLVSIRKLHRL from the exons atgcaGAGACTCATAGCAGTGGTGCTGTTTTTATTTTGCGCCACTTCTCAATTAGCCTCTTCTCTCAATGATG gtttgTTGCCAAATGGAAATTTTGAGTATGGGCCTAAGCCATCGGAATTGAAAGGAACTAAAGTGATGAGCCCCAAAGCAATACCGAATTGGGAAATTTCAGGCTATGTTGAGTACATCAAATCAGGTCAAAAACAAGGTGACATGTTGCTAATAGTACCTGAAGGAGGCTTTGCAGTTAGGTTAGGCAATGAGGCATTGATTAAGCAGAAGATTAAGGTGATTAAAGGCATGTTTTACTCTCTAACCTTCAGCGCGGCTCGGACATGTGCACAAGAGGAAAAGTTGAATGTTTCGGTTTCTCCGAACTACGAGAAAAACGACTTTGGTTTGTTCCCGATTCAGACGATGTATAGTAGCAATGGATGGGATTCGTATGCGTGGGCATTCCAGGCTTCTGAGTCTGTAATTGAGATCTCGATACATAATCCTGGTGTGGAGGAAGATGCTGCTTGTGGCCCTCTTATTGATTCCGTCGCATTGAAGACCTTGTACCCTCCAAAACGCACCCGAG TGAATCTATTAAAGAACGGAAATTTCGAAGAAGGTCCTTACATCTTCGCAGGACCAATGTCCGAAGGTGTCATAATTCCACCCCACATTGAAGATGATCACAGTCCATTACCTGGTTGGATTATCGACTCCCTCAAAGCCGTTAAGTACATCGACAGCGACCACTTCACCGTCCCCGAAGGCAAGCGAGCAATTGAACTCATAGCTGGTAAAGAAAGTTCCCTCTCACAAGTCGTGAGGACGACAATCGGTCGGGACTACGTCCTTTCCTTCACCATTGGTGATGCTAACAATGCATGCGAAGGTTCCATGGTGGTCGAGGCATTCGCTAACAAGAACACTGTCAAGGTCACGTATGACTCGAAAGGCAAAGGAGGATTCAAGCAAGCGAGACTACGATTTAAAGCTGACTCGACACGAACCAGGATAATGTTCTATAGCACGTTTTACACCATGAAAAATGACAACTCGGGTTCTCTCTGTGGACCGGTGGTGGATGATGTGAAGTTGGTTAGTATTCGAAAATTGCATCGTTTgtaa
- the LOC107937358 gene encoding boron transporter 4 isoform X2, with protein sequence MENLKAPFKGIANDVKGRAGCYKQDWITGLRSGLGILAPTTYIFFASALPVIAFGEQLSRDTDGSLSTVETLASTALCGILHSIFGGQPLLILGVAEPTVIMYTYLYNFAKGRDDLGQELYLAWVGWVCVWTALLLFLLAVFNACTVINRFTRIAGELFGMLISVLFIQEAIKGVVSEFQVPEHQDAKLEKYQFQWLYTNGLLGIIFSLGLLYTALKSRRARSWWYGTGWFRSFIADYGVPLMVVVWTAMSFSVPSKVPSGVPRRLFSPLPWESASTQHWTVIKDMGRVPPLYIFAAFIPAVMIAGLYFFDHSVASQMAQQKEFNLKNPSAYHYDILLLGFMTLLCGLIGLPPSNGVLPQSPMHTKSLAVLKGQVIRRKMVESAKESIKQKASDSEIYGKMQAVFIEMDKSPETAVVKELEDLKKVVMKGENEGEIKKETFDPEKHIDAYLPVRVNEQRVSNLLQSLLVAASVCAMPAIKLIPTSVLWGYFSYMAIDSLPGNQFWERMLLLFITPTRRYKVLEHVHASFVESVPYRFMAMFTLFQFIYLLICFGVTWIPIAGILFPLPFFLLIIIRQYILPKLILPNYLRELDAAEYEELTGAFPRTSLSFSSREMDISRLENEADAVERFDAELLDELTTSRGELKLRTVSFSEERKGQVYPKDIVEEE encoded by the exons ATGGAAAACTTGAAAGCCCCTTTTAAGGGTATTGCAAATGATGTTAAAGGAAGAGCAGGTTGCTATAAACAAGATTGGATTACTGGTCTTCGTTCAGGACTGGG GATATTAGCCCCAACTACCTATATCTTCTTTGCTTCTGCTCTCCCCGTTATCGCCTTTGGCGAGCAACTGAGCCGAGATACAG ATGGGAGCCTAAGCACGGTTGAAACGTTGGCATCGACTGCCCTTTGCGGTATTCTACACTCGATATTCGGTGGCCAACCACTTTTGATTCTTGGAGTTGCAGAGCCAACTGTTATCATGTATACATATTTGTATAACTTTGCAAAAGGAAGAGATGACTTGGGGCAGGAACTATACTTGGCTTGGGTCGGATG ggtttgTGTTTGGACTGCTCTCTTGTTGTTTCTGCTTGCAGTATTCAATGCTTGCACGGTAATTAATAGGTTCACAAGGATTGCAGGCGAGCTTTTCGGCATGTTGATCAGTGTTCTGTTTATTCAAGAGGCTATCAAG GGAGTTGTGAGTGAATTTCAAGTTCCCGAACATCAAGACGCGAAGTTAGAGAAGTATCAATTTCAATGGCTTTACACAAATGGATTGTTGGGAATCATATTCTCGCTTGGCCTTCTCTATACTGCCTTGAAAAGTCGAAGGGCGAGGTCATGGTGGTATGGCACAG GGTGGTTTAGAAGCTTCATTGCAGATTATGGGGTACCTTTAATGGTTGTAGTGTGGACAGCAATGTCATTTAGTGTACCAAGCAAAGTTCCTTCTGGGGTTCCAAGAAGGCTTTTTAGTCCTCTGCCATGGGAATCTGCATCAACACAACATTGGACCGTAATTAAG GATATGGGAAGGGTCCCTCCATTGTACATCTTTGCTGCATTTATTCCAGCTGTGATGATTGCGGGACTTTACTTTTTCGACCACAGCGTTGCTTCGCAAATGGCACAACAAAAGGAATTCAATCTCAAGAATCCATCTGCATATCATTATGACATTTTGCTGCTCGGATTCATG ACTTTACTTTGTGGACTAATCGGCCTCCCTCCTTCGAATGGAGTCCTACCACAGTCTCCTATGCATACTAAGAGCCTTGCAGTTCTCAAAGGGCAG GTCATCCGACGAAAAATGGTGGAGAGTGCGAAAGAAAGCATAAAGCAGAAAGCTAGTGACTCCGAAATATATGGCAAGATGCAAGCGGTCTTCATCGAAATGGACAAGAGTCCAGAA ACTGCAGTTGTTAAAGAGTTAGAAGACTTGAAGAAGGTTGTTATGAAAGGTGAAAATGAAggagaaataaaaaaggaaacaTTTGATCCCGAAAAGCATATTGATGCCTACTTGCCGGTTCGAGTTAACGAACAGAGAGTGAGCAATCTTTTGCAGTCACTCCTAGTTGCTGCATCAGTATGCGCTATGCCTGCAATCAAGTTGATACCTACATCGGTTCTTTGGGGATATTTCTCGTACATGGCCATTGATAGTCTTCCCGGTAATCAGTTCTGGGAAAGGATGTTACTTCTCTTCATCACACCTACCCGGCGATACAA GGTGTTGGAACATGTTCATGCTTCATTCGTGGAGTCAGTACCGTACCGATTTATGGCAATGTTTACACTCTTCCAGTTCATATATCTCCTCATATGCTTTGGTGTAACATGGATTCCTATAGCTGGAATCTTGTTTCCATTGCCCTTCTTCCTTCTCATCATCATAAGGCAATACATTCTCCCAAAGCTCATTCTCCCAAATTATCTCCGTGAACTCGATGCGGCCGAATATGAGGAGCTTACCGGTGCCTTCCCAAGAACATCCCTCAGCTTCTCTTCAAGG gaAATGGATATATCTCGTCTTGAGAATGAGGCTGATGCAGTTGAAAGGTTTGATGCTGAGTTATTAGATGAGTTGACAACAAGCAGAGGAGAGTTAAAGCTCCGAACTGTTAGCTTCAGTGAGGAGCGGAAGGGCCAG GTTTATCCAAAGGATATTGTTGAGGAAGAATGA
- the LOC107937358 gene encoding boron transporter 4 isoform X1, translating into MLCLVDSKIVMKVKSKFSSEKSCPVFFFFQVKVFSKSFPLEMENLKAPFKGIANDVKGRAGCYKQDWITGLRSGLGILAPTTYIFFASALPVIAFGEQLSRDTDGSLSTVETLASTALCGILHSIFGGQPLLILGVAEPTVIMYTYLYNFAKGRDDLGQELYLAWVGWVCVWTALLLFLLAVFNACTVINRFTRIAGELFGMLISVLFIQEAIKGVVSEFQVPEHQDAKLEKYQFQWLYTNGLLGIIFSLGLLYTALKSRRARSWWYGTGWFRSFIADYGVPLMVVVWTAMSFSVPSKVPSGVPRRLFSPLPWESASTQHWTVIKDMGRVPPLYIFAAFIPAVMIAGLYFFDHSVASQMAQQKEFNLKNPSAYHYDILLLGFMTLLCGLIGLPPSNGVLPQSPMHTKSLAVLKGQVIRRKMVESAKESIKQKASDSEIYGKMQAVFIEMDKSPETAVVKELEDLKKVVMKGENEGEIKKETFDPEKHIDAYLPVRVNEQRVSNLLQSLLVAASVCAMPAIKLIPTSVLWGYFSYMAIDSLPGNQFWERMLLLFITPTRRYKVLEHVHASFVESVPYRFMAMFTLFQFIYLLICFGVTWIPIAGILFPLPFFLLIIIRQYILPKLILPNYLRELDAAEYEELTGAFPRTSLSFSSREMDISRLENEADAVERFDAELLDELTTSRGELKLRTVSFSEERKGQVYPKDIVEEE; encoded by the exons ATGCTATGTTTGGTTGACAGTAAAATAGTGATGAAAGTAAAATCAAAGTTTTCTTCTGAAAAATCTTGCcctgtttttttcttcttccaagTCAAAGTtt TTTCCAAATCTTTTCCACTAGAAATGGAAAACTTGAAAGCCCCTTTTAAGGGTATTGCAAATGATGTTAAAGGAAGAGCAGGTTGCTATAAACAAGATTGGATTACTGGTCTTCGTTCAGGACTGGG GATATTAGCCCCAACTACCTATATCTTCTTTGCTTCTGCTCTCCCCGTTATCGCCTTTGGCGAGCAACTGAGCCGAGATACAG ATGGGAGCCTAAGCACGGTTGAAACGTTGGCATCGACTGCCCTTTGCGGTATTCTACACTCGATATTCGGTGGCCAACCACTTTTGATTCTTGGAGTTGCAGAGCCAACTGTTATCATGTATACATATTTGTATAACTTTGCAAAAGGAAGAGATGACTTGGGGCAGGAACTATACTTGGCTTGGGTCGGATG ggtttgTGTTTGGACTGCTCTCTTGTTGTTTCTGCTTGCAGTATTCAATGCTTGCACGGTAATTAATAGGTTCACAAGGATTGCAGGCGAGCTTTTCGGCATGTTGATCAGTGTTCTGTTTATTCAAGAGGCTATCAAG GGAGTTGTGAGTGAATTTCAAGTTCCCGAACATCAAGACGCGAAGTTAGAGAAGTATCAATTTCAATGGCTTTACACAAATGGATTGTTGGGAATCATATTCTCGCTTGGCCTTCTCTATACTGCCTTGAAAAGTCGAAGGGCGAGGTCATGGTGGTATGGCACAG GGTGGTTTAGAAGCTTCATTGCAGATTATGGGGTACCTTTAATGGTTGTAGTGTGGACAGCAATGTCATTTAGTGTACCAAGCAAAGTTCCTTCTGGGGTTCCAAGAAGGCTTTTTAGTCCTCTGCCATGGGAATCTGCATCAACACAACATTGGACCGTAATTAAG GATATGGGAAGGGTCCCTCCATTGTACATCTTTGCTGCATTTATTCCAGCTGTGATGATTGCGGGACTTTACTTTTTCGACCACAGCGTTGCTTCGCAAATGGCACAACAAAAGGAATTCAATCTCAAGAATCCATCTGCATATCATTATGACATTTTGCTGCTCGGATTCATG ACTTTACTTTGTGGACTAATCGGCCTCCCTCCTTCGAATGGAGTCCTACCACAGTCTCCTATGCATACTAAGAGCCTTGCAGTTCTCAAAGGGCAG GTCATCCGACGAAAAATGGTGGAGAGTGCGAAAGAAAGCATAAAGCAGAAAGCTAGTGACTCCGAAATATATGGCAAGATGCAAGCGGTCTTCATCGAAATGGACAAGAGTCCAGAA ACTGCAGTTGTTAAAGAGTTAGAAGACTTGAAGAAGGTTGTTATGAAAGGTGAAAATGAAggagaaataaaaaaggaaacaTTTGATCCCGAAAAGCATATTGATGCCTACTTGCCGGTTCGAGTTAACGAACAGAGAGTGAGCAATCTTTTGCAGTCACTCCTAGTTGCTGCATCAGTATGCGCTATGCCTGCAATCAAGTTGATACCTACATCGGTTCTTTGGGGATATTTCTCGTACATGGCCATTGATAGTCTTCCCGGTAATCAGTTCTGGGAAAGGATGTTACTTCTCTTCATCACACCTACCCGGCGATACAA GGTGTTGGAACATGTTCATGCTTCATTCGTGGAGTCAGTACCGTACCGATTTATGGCAATGTTTACACTCTTCCAGTTCATATATCTCCTCATATGCTTTGGTGTAACATGGATTCCTATAGCTGGAATCTTGTTTCCATTGCCCTTCTTCCTTCTCATCATCATAAGGCAATACATTCTCCCAAAGCTCATTCTCCCAAATTATCTCCGTGAACTCGATGCGGCCGAATATGAGGAGCTTACCGGTGCCTTCCCAAGAACATCCCTCAGCTTCTCTTCAAGG gaAATGGATATATCTCGTCTTGAGAATGAGGCTGATGCAGTTGAAAGGTTTGATGCTGAGTTATTAGATGAGTTGACAACAAGCAGAGGAGAGTTAAAGCTCCGAACTGTTAGCTTCAGTGAGGAGCGGAAGGGCCAG GTTTATCCAAAGGATATTGTTGAGGAAGAATGA